A genomic window from Bacteroidales bacterium includes:
- a CDS encoding 2-oxoglutarate dehydrogenase E1 component yields the protein MDKLSYLSNADPAMIDELYSQYRRDASTVDDGWRRFFEGFEFSQTHYDGHYEEQHKDEPCENYPCEFKVFNLINGYRERGHLFTKTNPVRTRRQYRPTLDIENFGLTSDDLDRKFAAGNEIGIGEATLKEIINHLEQTYCASVGVEYMFIREVAVQAWLRANMERTKNTVAFSDESKVFMLKKLARAVNFEKFIHKRFPGQKRFSLEGAEALIPALDAVIERGAALGTREFVIGMPHRGRLNVLANIMHKKYSEIFSEFAGKEYDDEHLLGDVKYHLGSTCQRQTDDGQKIDLTLVANPSHLETVNPVVEGIVRAKIDNRYEGDFKKVAPILIHGDASIAGQGIVYEVLQMSQLPGYKTGGTIHIVVNNQVGFTTNYLDARSSTYCTDVAKVVQSPVFHVNGDDVEAMAYTIRFAMEFRDKFQRDIFIDLLCYRKYGHNEGDEPRFTQPLLYKIIENHPNPMEIYANKLLGEGVINKEKLQSFEDDINNTLEENLEESKHFERNHISFFLGEHWGDIKKATTADFDTSPETGVDISLLKDISKKITALPEDKTFYRKIVKLQQDRYDMVFKENRLDWAMGELLAYATLLNEGRDIRLSGQDSERGTFSHRHAVLRVEDSEERYIPLHHISDKQARFEVYNSLLSEYGVLGFEYGYSLESPSNLTIWEAQFGDFNNGAQIIIDQYLSSAEDKWNVMNDLVLLLPHGYEGQGPEHSSARIERFLTLCAENNMQLINPTTPANFFHVLRRQFYRDFRKPLIVFTPKSLLRHPQVVSPIEDLANGKFQEVIDDAQADPKKITRVVFCSGKLYYDLLEERKKKNIENTALIRLEQLYPLPTKQLIKIIDKYHKATDHIWSQEEPVNMGAWYFMGYYFPKVDLRVVARPASGSPATGSSRFHAVRQQKIIDKSFAECDCPAVDEECRMVCIGNRWKSFAKDPDKVLRANFEHQLK from the coding sequence ATGGACAAACTATCATATCTCAGCAATGCCGATCCTGCGATGATCGACGAACTCTATAGCCAATACCGGCGCGATGCGTCAACAGTAGATGATGGCTGGCGCCGATTCTTTGAGGGATTCGAATTTTCGCAGACACATTACGACGGCCACTACGAAGAGCAGCACAAAGACGAGCCGTGCGAAAACTACCCGTGCGAATTTAAAGTTTTTAATCTGATCAACGGCTATCGGGAGCGCGGCCACCTTTTCACCAAAACCAACCCGGTGCGCACGCGTCGCCAATACCGCCCCACCCTCGACATCGAAAACTTCGGCCTCACCTCCGACGACCTCGATCGTAAATTTGCTGCCGGCAACGAAATTGGCATCGGCGAAGCAACCTTAAAGGAAATTATCAATCACCTGGAGCAAACCTACTGCGCCAGCGTAGGTGTGGAATACATGTTCATCCGGGAGGTGGCCGTGCAGGCCTGGCTGCGGGCAAATATGGAACGCACCAAAAACACCGTGGCTTTCAGCGATGAAAGCAAGGTTTTTATGCTGAAAAAGCTGGCGCGTGCTGTCAACTTCGAGAAGTTTATCCACAAACGTTTTCCGGGCCAGAAGCGCTTTTCGCTGGAAGGCGCCGAGGCGCTCATCCCGGCACTGGATGCCGTGATAGAAAGAGGCGCCGCTTTGGGCACCCGTGAGTTTGTAATTGGGATGCCCCACCGTGGCCGCCTCAACGTGCTGGCCAACATTATGCACAAAAAATATAGTGAGATTTTTTCGGAGTTTGCTGGCAAAGAATACGATGACGAGCATTTGCTTGGCGACGTAAAATATCACCTTGGCTCTACCTGTCAGCGGCAAACCGACGACGGTCAAAAGATAGACCTCACGCTGGTGGCCAATCCCTCGCATCTCGAAACCGTCAACCCGGTGGTGGAAGGCATCGTACGCGCCAAAATCGACAACCGCTATGAGGGCGATTTCAAAAAAGTGGCACCTATCCTCATCCATGGCGACGCTTCCATCGCCGGCCAGGGAATCGTGTACGAAGTGTTACAGATGTCGCAACTCCCGGGCTACAAAACCGGTGGAACCATCCATATTGTGGTCAACAACCAGGTAGGCTTTACCACCAACTACCTCGACGCGCGCTCCAGCACCTATTGCACCGATGTGGCCAAAGTGGTGCAGTCGCCTGTATTCCATGTCAATGGCGACGATGTGGAAGCCATGGCCTACACCATCCGCTTTGCCATGGAATTTCGCGACAAGTTTCAGCGCGACATCTTCATTGATTTGCTTTGCTATCGGAAATATGGCCATAACGAAGGCGACGAACCGCGCTTCACACAACCACTGCTTTACAAAATCATCGAGAATCATCCCAACCCAATGGAGATTTATGCCAATAAGTTGCTCGGGGAAGGTGTAATTAATAAAGAGAAACTACAATCATTCGAAGACGACATAAACAACACGTTGGAAGAAAATCTGGAGGAGTCGAAGCATTTTGAACGCAACCACATCAGCTTTTTCCTGGGCGAACACTGGGGTGACATCAAAAAAGCTACTACCGCCGACTTTGATACCTCACCCGAAACCGGAGTAGATATATCGTTGCTTAAAGATATCAGCAAAAAAATAACGGCGCTACCGGAGGATAAAACTTTTTATCGCAAAATAGTAAAGCTACAGCAGGACAGGTACGACATGGTTTTTAAAGAAAACCGTCTGGACTGGGCTATGGGTGAGCTGCTGGCCTATGCCACCCTTCTTAACGAAGGTCGGGATATTCGCTTGAGTGGTCAAGATTCCGAACGCGGAACTTTCTCGCACCGTCATGCCGTTTTACGTGTGGAAGACTCGGAAGAACGCTACATCCCACTGCATCATATCAGCGACAAACAGGCGCGTTTCGAGGTCTACAACTCTCTTCTTTCGGAGTATGGCGTGCTGGGTTTCGAATATGGATACTCACTCGAATCGCCAAGCAATCTCACCATCTGGGAGGCTCAGTTTGGCGACTTTAACAACGGCGCACAAATTATCATCGACCAATATCTGAGCAGCGCCGAAGACAAATGGAACGTGATGAACGACCTGGTGCTGCTGCTGCCTCACGGCTACGAAGGGCAAGGCCCCGAACATTCGAGCGCGCGCATCGAGCGATTCCTTACCCTTTGCGCCGAAAACAACATGCAACTGATAAATCCTACTACACCGGCCAACTTCTTCCATGTGCTGCGCCGTCAGTTCTACCGCGACTTCCGCAAACCACTTATCGTGTTTACGCCCAAGAGTCTGCTGCGCCACCCCCAGGTAGTTTCACCTATCGAAGACCTTGCAAACGGAAAATTTCAGGAAGTGATAGACGATGCACAGGCCGATCCTAAAAAAATTACCCGAGTCGTTTTCTGCAGCGGCAAGCTCTATTACGATTTGCTGGAAGAACGTAAGAAAAAAAATATCGAAAATACTGCGCTGATACGCCTGGAGCAACTCTATCCGTTGCCCACCAAACAACTCATCAAAATCATCGACAAATATCACAAAGCTACTGACCATATCTGGTCGCAGGAAGAGCCGGTGAATATGGGTGCCTGGTATTTTATGGGCTACTATTTCCCGAAAGTTGACCTGCGCGTGGTGGCGCGGCCGGCAAGTGGCAGCCCGGCAACCGGAAGCAGCCGTTTCCACGCCGTCCGCCAGCAAAAGATAATCGACAAGTCATTTGCTGAATGTGATTGCCCGGCAGTGGATGAAGAGTGCCGCATGGTCTGCATCGGCAACCGCTGGAAATCATTTGCCAAAGACCCCGACAAGGTGCTCAGAGCAAACTTCGAACACCAGCTCAAATAA
- the odhB gene encoding 2-oxoglutarate dehydrogenase complex dihydrolipoyllysine-residue succinyltransferase, whose protein sequence is MIEIKVPSPGESITEVQLASWLVKDGDYVEKDTELAEIDSDKATLSISAEEAGKIKILVEAGETVEVGKVICTIDTKAKGAPQASAKKAEPASTEPKAADENEKAPAVQQSEVKAPEPEPKKEPEPAAKKEDQKQAPATDIHISPLARKLLQANDLNEQEMIDFYKKLRITKDDVAHFIDDKKNIPSQAAPSAAAGWGGTRDTERKKMSTLRLKLSERLVAVKNDTAMLTTFNEVNMSAIMDIRNQYKEIFKKQYDVSLGFMSFFVKAVTEALQHFPQVNAQIDGNEMIYHNYADIGIAVSAPKGLMVPVIRNAEKLMLHEIETEIKNLAGKARNSRLTIDEMTGGTFTVTNGGVFGSMLSTPIINPPQSAILGMHNIVERPIVVNGKIEIAPIMYVALSYDHRVIDGRESVSFLVKVKEMLENPARMLFGGTDPVESLLGL, encoded by the coding sequence ATGATCGAGATAAAAGTGCCCAGCCCCGGAGAGTCAATCACCGAAGTACAACTGGCCAGTTGGCTGGTAAAAGATGGCGACTATGTAGAAAAAGACACCGAACTGGCTGAGATAGATTCGGACAAAGCCACGCTAAGCATCAGCGCCGAAGAGGCCGGAAAAATAAAAATTCTGGTGGAAGCTGGCGAGACGGTAGAAGTTGGTAAAGTGATTTGCACCATCGACACAAAAGCCAAAGGTGCACCACAAGCATCAGCAAAAAAAGCCGAGCCTGCCTCCACAGAACCGAAAGCTGCTGACGAAAATGAAAAAGCGCCAGCTGTCCAACAATCTGAAGTGAAAGCCCCAGAGCCTGAGCCAAAAAAGGAACCGGAGCCAGCAGCTAAAAAAGAAGATCAAAAACAGGCTCCTGCCACCGACATCCACATTTCGCCCCTGGCACGAAAACTCCTGCAGGCCAACGATCTTAACGAACAGGAGATGATCGACTTTTACAAAAAACTGCGCATCACCAAAGACGATGTAGCGCATTTTATTGATGATAAAAAAAATATCCCGTCGCAAGCTGCTCCCTCAGCCGCTGCCGGATGGGGCGGCACCCGCGACACCGAACGCAAAAAGATGTCGACGCTGCGCCTGAAGCTCTCCGAGCGATTGGTGGCGGTGAAAAACGATACCGCCATGCTCACCACCTTCAACGAGGTGAACATGTCGGCAATCATGGATATTCGTAACCAATACAAGGAGATTTTTAAAAAACAATACGATGTCTCGCTGGGATTTATGTCGTTTTTCGTGAAGGCCGTCACCGAAGCACTGCAACATTTCCCACAAGTGAATGCACAAATCGACGGCAACGAGATGATCTACCACAACTACGCCGACATCGGCATCGCGGTAAGCGCTCCAAAAGGGCTTATGGTTCCGGTGATACGCAACGCCGAAAAGCTGATGCTGCACGAGATAGAAACGGAGATAAAGAACCTGGCCGGCAAGGCACGCAACAGCCGCCTCACCATCGACGAGATGACCGGCGGCACCTTCACTGTTACCAATGGCGGGGTGTTTGGCTCGATGCTTTCTACACCCATCATTAACCCGCCGCAAAGCGCCATCCTCGGCATGCACAACATCGTGGAACGCCCCATCGTTGTGAACGGAAAAATAGAAATTGCACCCATCATGTACGTCGCGCTTTCGTATGATCATCGGGTGATCGATGGCCGCGAGTCGGTGAGCTTCCTGGTAAAAGTAAAAGAGATGCTTGAGAATCCTGCACGCATGCTTTTTGGCGGTACCGATCCGGTGGAGAGTTTGCTGGGGTTATAG
- the tnpA gene encoding IS200/IS605 family transposase, translating to MAGSFSQIYVQIVFTVNGRTNLLLNPWRNEVFKYISGIIKGKGQKPIIVNGVEDHIHIFVGIKPAMAPSDLIRDVKNNSSNFINERGFTRHKFSWQNGAGYFSYGHSQINDVYKYILNQEQHHHKTTFREEYLEFLKKFDVPYDERYLFEWYD from the coding sequence ATGGCTGGCTCATTCTCACAGATTTATGTGCAAATTGTTTTTACCGTTAATGGCAGAACGAATCTTTTACTAAATCCCTGGAGAAACGAGGTGTTCAAATACATTTCCGGGATTATTAAAGGAAAGGGGCAAAAGCCTATTATTGTTAATGGTGTTGAGGATCATATTCATATTTTCGTTGGGATCAAGCCGGCAATGGCTCCTTCTGACCTTATCAGAGATGTCAAAAACAATTCATCAAATTTCATTAATGAAAGGGGATTTACCCGGCACAAATTTTCATGGCAAAATGGTGCCGGCTATTTTAGTTATGGGCATTCTCAGATAAATGATGTTTACAAATACATATTAAACCAGGAGCAGCATCATCACAAAACAACTTTCAGGGAGGAGTATCTGGAATTCCTGAAGAAATTTGATGTCCCTTATGATGAGAGGTATTTATTTGAATGGTATGATTGA